The Alnus glutinosa chromosome 3, dhAlnGlut1.1, whole genome shotgun sequence nucleotide sequence GACTATGTGAAGGATCCACCTACCTTGTAATGAAATGCTATTATATCATTTGTTCCAAATAATAGTTATGGTGGATAATGACCTATTATCCCTAATTACTTAATAAATAACTTTGCACATATTAAATCTTCATGGATAATTTACAACAATTTTcgtgtaagaaaaaaaaaatcaaggttcATTACACGAGTATGAATTAACAACATGCATGTACATAGTCCTATTACAATCATTATTTTCTCTAACAAGCTAGGATCTATGATACAACTTATCCTAGCTAAGAGAGGATAATgtggaaaaatataatttgggAGTTACCATAACATTTCCAAACCATTTGTGATTATGGCCTAAAAGAGAAatcataacaataacaataaattaaattataaaacaaacaatttaCACATCTCTAATTGTTAGCAATTTGAGCAGCTAATGTAAGAATGTCTATATAAAACTTACTTGTCTGAATAAATTTTGAGTTATTCGACTGCCTATCCAAATAGGCAGGTCTGCTCCCTCACATCAGCTGCgcaaattattaacaattaagACAACTAGTTGTTGTGAATtctgttaaatcactacttgttCCAAAAGTTCAAGCtgataaaaaaagataaatttaatcatttaattgatactttaaTAAATTCAAATCGCATGAACCCAAGATAATTCATTGGTAAGTAGGGTAATACTAGATTTTTTAAGTGTGCTTGATGGCCAAATGAGATACTTGCATCTAATGTTTGTTTTTAGGTAAAAGACAGTTGTTGTTGTTGCATTCAAAGTATTTATTATCATCTGCCCTGCCCCATGAGCCTCTTCTTTTTTCGAGCCATCATTAGTGTCTAACAAGTAACAACCCACCAAACTGCTGCAACCTATAAAACATTTTCTCTCCAACCACTTCACTTACAAACTATTCCTCTTTACATTTTCCAAATtacatttaagaaaaatataaattttctcCCCACGTAATCCCACAATTTTAATTTACTcactcaattttttaattttaattttttttttttgcgcgtTTTTCACTTTACTCATTCTATCCAAAACCGTCTTAAACACGTGTAAATGATATGTAAGCAATTTTGCCCCgttagttaatttttttgtttacttgattaaaaaattaaaatttgtaaaaaaaagatGTAAACATAAAGGATAGATGGGGAGAAGTAGAGTTTAGGATGGCTCTTGAAGTCAACCTCTACTAAGGGCTGGccacccccttgttttttttaatacaacaaaaacttattttttaaactaaaatgaCAAAATTGCTTATTTGACATTAATTTGTTTTCAATAGAAGTATTAGTGCAGcgaaaaaaggtaaaaaatttaagattaaatacttttttgccTTCAGgattttaacaactttattttttctcaccTTAATTTCTCTTTCGATCATAAATGGTATCTCGCTATGAGCATATACTGATATACCCAAATAGTATATCCGTTCATTTGTCGTCAAGAAAACTAACGGATTTTcacatcaaaccaatcaaaattTGACATATGTCAtatacttaaattaaaaaataaaaacaaaaaaaaaaattaaaaaaaaattttgaagggaTAGCCGAAACCAACCTAAGGGCCTTGGGAGTAGCACGGCTACCCCTAGAAGGCATGAGGGAGGTTCTGGCCTCCCCCAAGGGGCCAAACccctacaattttattttattttgggccCCATAGGGATGGTTTCAGCCACCCCTACGGCCGGTATGGGGTGAccaaaccaccccatggccCATAGGAATGGTTCAAACAATCTAAGGGGCCAAACccatacatttttattttttttttccttttctttttgaccctttgggggtggctgaaaaACCACCCCTAGGCCAAAAGTGGGGTGGCCACGGCCCAAACCACCCCAAATTGTTGGCTTGAGCCAttccttcattttattttatttttaaagaaaaaattgtttttgtttataattaatttttaaattttttttttaataaggtatATGACATATGTCGAGTTATGAATTGTTTGATGtgaaaattctttatttttcttaatggcAGGTGGGTAAAGGTACTATTTGGATAAGTGCCCATAAACAAGATACCACATGTGATCGAAAATGAAACTgaggtgaaaaaaataaaattgttaaaattcagggggcaaaaatatatttaaccaaaaaatttaatgagttaaaaattgaatttaaaagTTGGATGAGTAAATTGAAATTGCGCAATTATTCATGCACTAAATTTAtacttttccttaaatttatctaaggaacaaataaaatttatttgagttttactggcatttattttttataccaaaaCTGATGtttcttttgagaaaaatgtaaaattagtttACGTGGTTGCATTGATTTACAACCAGttctcaaaagtttaaaaaattacttgaaaaattttatgttaaaagcaaaaatgataaatcacTCCCTACTCCCAACTTCTATTTGGAATTTTGATGAAAACTATTAGAGTGCCACATCACTATCAATAATAATGTGACATGTGCCtcctataataataataaaaattattgatgttgATGTGTCACTCTTACagttttcatcaaaatttcaaaccaaAGTTCGCGgtaagaaattatttgtcatttttgtttATTACAAGGAGTTTTAAGCCACTTTTTCAATCTTAGGGACTGATTACAAATTGTTGAAATCACAAGACTAATTTTATAATACTAAAAACCACACTTTTATCCTATTATACTGACGTGTCAGTGTCaattagtcattgttaaaaaaataaattgactcaTTAAGGTAAAATAGTGGTGGAATAAAAGTgtggtttctaacattactctttattaTTAGTAATAGTAGTATCAAAACTTGTTCacaaggctttttttttttttttttttttttttttgagaaattttatttGTCATACCTCATCCCACCTCAATCTTATTAGCCTGATGTGGCGGtgcttatttcattttttttttttaaaaaaaaaaaaaagaaaatagttgaTTTGGTAGAAAAATGAAGACCGTTATATCAACCCAGTAAGATGGGAGTAGGCAATTTACAATGTCCTTCACAAACTATAAATTGAAGTAATGTTCCcgtaaactactaaaaaattgcaatgtataCCTTCTTTATGCAAAAGATGACACAAATAATAAActtaggattttatttttttggtgacCCAACCCCAAGGCGCTGTggtggttttctttttcttttaagaatttGTAAAAGGTAATTTTAtcgttttgaaaatatttaaaggtATTGTTTGTCAAAAGGAGTTATATTACAATTTCCTAAtagtttaggaaaaatatttgcttCAATTGGAGGAATTTGTATtctttccattttgtttttgtttataataAGGCATGATGATATCGATTGATTGATTGGATTTAAAACTCTCACCGCCTCTTCGTGCAACCATTTAACCAAAATATTACTTGCGGATCTGACCGAAGACACAAGAGAAAGAACAAAGCgacagaaaagagaaagagaccGCGGAagctctcatttttttttttttttttttttacttttaaaatatttttccttagtTTGGTGGGTTTTTGCGGGACGAGACAACCCACCCGTTGTTGCGGCTgtttgaagagagagaaagagaaaacaaaaccttggagggagagagagagagagaaagagagatggcTACTGCCATGGAGATGGGATCTCAGTGTCACCAGCAGAATCACAACTTCCACCACTACTACTAACTTCAACATTTCCATTCCCCCCATTCATTTTACTTCTTTTTCAGGTATGCcgatctctttttttcttttttatcaccGTTCAGACCCTTTTCCATAGATTCAACTCTCAGACCCCTTTGCTTACTCTGCTTATCTGTGTAGATCTTCCCCATTCCCTTCCTTGTCGCTCAAAATGCTGATCTGGGTATGCcttgtttctttgattttgtccgtgaaaatttatttttctgaaatttagtGTGGATCATTACCTTTTCCTTTACAGTATGTTTGGTTAAAGAActgattttaatttctttttcatcgTTCAGCTctcattgtttatgtttctcAGATCCAAAAGAAGCTTAAGTCCtgtaatctctctctttctttcttttttctttttttaattcagaTCTTCCTCATATCTGGACTTTTGGTCAGAATGAGGTTGTGGGAATGCTTTATCTATCTTGGTATATAGTTGATGGTTAGAGGTCTGAATATGTTATGGTTGAAACCCTTCTAAAAATAGAAGATCTTTCATATTTATATCCTTTTGAAGTGTGGGCAATTTTCCTTCGTGTTAGTATTCTTGTTTGGTCCCAAAATGTATGAAAAGGTAACATAAAAcaagttttgaatattttaggTTTTTGTTTGGGTAGCAATTAAACCAAAACATCCATTCAAATGAACTCTCAGATCTTGGAGTTTCTACTTACTGTACCAGTCCTTCAATTTCCTTCGTTTGCACAAAATGGTGATGTGATATGTGCTTTGTTTTTCTGATTCGAgcttgagtttttgttttgtggatGGTAGATGTCTGGAAACTATATAGTTCTTTGGATCTTTTGAATCATAAATTTCATCTATACTGTGGTCTTTACTTCTGAAAGCTTTCTTTGATCCAACGTTTTGGAATCCAATTTATATGGATTTGGGCTATTATTTCTTCTCCTAAAAATGGTATCGTTTCAGGATCCTTCTTGTGACTGGATAATTCTGATACTTTTTCTTCTCATGAGTTCCACCTGGATCATTTATCCTCCGAGTCTATTGGGCTTTCGATTtgcattttcttgaattttgttCAAAATGTTGTTAAGGGTAAGCCATGTGGGCTTTGGCTCAATTTGTAGGGCATTGGTCTTAGGTGCAAATCTTACCGATCGAAACTAAATGAgtagactaataaatttaaaagcaaAAAGGTGTTTTCATTGACCTATATTTCTTTGATCTATGCTTCAAAAATGGTTCTTTGGATGGCTGGTCTCGAAAGACATATGCTTTTGTGAGTTTTGATTTACTCTCATCTCTGCCCCTTGATGTGCAATAAGGAGTTAGTTGGGTTGgttggttttggtgtttttgagtTATGAGCGTTCTGGTTTTAGTTGACGTAGTTTTTCTATGTATGAGCTGTCCTAGGAAGTTTTGGatttaaaatcattttatggAGTTTCAACTATTCTATTTGTAAGAATGGAcagaaaaggaacaaaaaagacatttaattattttggccCTTAGAAAGCAAAGAACCTCCTCAGTTGTTTGAGTTAGATGAGCTGAgttttgccattttttttagtaaaaaaaaatgtagtacaTGAGATTTGATATGCTATCTATTATTTTCCTAGCTTCATTTATGCTGGGTGTCTGTGAACTCAGTGGCAGAAATAGATATTATGTTTCCGCCACCAAGTTTGTCGGAAGAGTTGGAACTACCACCGACTTTCTTTTGTTGGTGGGTATTTTTGAGGCGGAAAAGGGCTCACATAGATATAGAAAAAACAAATGGattaaaaattctcaaatctATCCATCCCAAATTTCAACCATTCAAATCATCAATCCCGAAGAAATTTAACACAAACGAACaggtaaaaaatgaaaaatacaacTAAACAATAACCCAAATCTTTCATCATTCACAATACAATAATTTAAAGAACCAGAGTCGATGGCGACACGACCGACACTTTAGACAATAGTGAGGAGAAACTTGCACTACTGAACTCGGATTGAGAAAATCCCGCCGAAGGAAACTCCTCCCCGGAGTAGAATGCTTAACATCAGTCTTCACGAAAGTTGCCACTCCATCGGAATCTAGCACAGGAAGCGCCGCAGCCACTGATACTTCCTCGGCAAGAAGACAAGCCCCTATCTTCGAGAGCTACAATGGTTTAGTCTCCATCAAGGATCAAGGGATCCAAACCAACCCGTCCCCCACCTAGCGTCAGTATGGGCTGGACCACGGCCCTGACTGAGGGCTGAGAAAGAACACCCCAAGACTACACCTTTGGAACACTAATTGCCGCCGCAGCCTCCGCAAGCAGAGAAACATCCAATTGAGCTACACTGCCTTTCTTTGCTTTCCAGTAATATTTATGCACCTGCTTGGAATCCGACGGGTAGGTAGGTGTCCCACACTCCAACATCACCGGACAAGAAGAGTGAAGCCAAGCACCCAAAGCAGCAGCCCCCGAAGAATAGGCATCGGAATTAGACCCATCTATAGTGAAATTTGACACCTGGAAAAACACTTCAGTATTAGAGAATTCCTTATCATCCAGAACCACCAAAGGAGTAGCACTGAACTTGAGGGACCCTGTGCTTACAACTGAGCACACAGAAGACAATGGAGCAGACGCATCAAAGAAGAATTCGAAACAGAGCAGCCCAAATTTGCCAGCGGTAACTGGGTCTGTTACCCACCCCCAGCTTCACTCACCTACCAAAACTGACTACTGTTCAAGCTAACAATATTGGATTGTATGACATAGCTTATTTCTAGTTATGCTGTCAGGGTTTCTTTCGATCTTATTGTTAACTCTCTTGAACATCATGTATTGGCCCAATACGTTgtttgtatattatatttattttctgcttTAACTGTATTACGTTCACAAGTTGTTTCCATCCTGATTTACTGATATTCTTCATATGGTGGTTTTACTAGTTTGTTTCAAACCTTGATAGCATTATGTCACTATTTACTGGTCTTTCATTCTGAGTTGGCATCTGTGGATTGTTGTCAGACCACTTATGTTTTGGTTTGATTGGAAAATTCTGATATTGACTGAAAGATAGTGGCCTTGTACATGCACTTTGGTCCATTTTCTCCTTAAATTCAAGTTTAGTTGTGCAAATTAAGATTTTACTCCTGATGCTTTGTTCTTGACATTCTCAAAGTTTCCGTTCTaaaatatgttttcatttttcctttctttgcaGTAAGACTTCGAATATTATTTCAGCATACTGGTGGTTGTCTTTATTGTGTGGCTTCTTTTGGGGTCTCTTAAAAGAGCTTGATGGGTTCCAGATTCCCATCTCATCAGCTCAGCAATGGCCTCTATGTCTCAGGCCGGCCTGAGCAGCCAAAAGAAAGGACTCCCACGATGAGTTCAACTGCTATGCCCTATACTGGTGGTGATATCAAGAAGTCCGGGGAATTGGGTAAAATGTTTGATATCCCTATGGATGGCTCTAAGTCTAGGAAATCTGGACAGTTAAATAGCTCATCAAGGACTGCATCTTTTGGAGGTGCTGCAACGCATTCAGGACCCATCACGGGTAATGCATCAGCTCGGGCTGGGTATACATCAGGTCCTGTATCTTCAGGCATGTCTGGCTCAGCTTCATTAAAGAAATCAAATTCTGGGCCACTTAATAAGCATGGTGATCCTGTGAAGAAGACATCTGGTCCCCAATCTGGTGGAGTGACACGCCAAAATTCTGGCCCTATCCCACCAGTTCTTCCTGCAACAGGTCTTATTACATCTGGGCCCATTTCTTCTGGCCCACTAAATTCATCTGGGGCCCCAAGAAAGGTCTCTGGTCCTTTGGAATCTATGGGATCAGTCAAAATACCTGGTTCTTCTGTCGCTCACAACCCATCCGTGACTACTCTTAGCCAAGATGATGAATATTCCTTCAGAAGAAATTTCCCAAAGCCAATTCTGTGGTCTGTGATTCTGATATTTGTGATGGGGTTCATTGCTGGTGGTTTTATTCTTGGAGCGGTCCACAATGTGATTCTGCTCATTGTTGTAATAATTCTTTTTGGCACAGTTGCTGCATTATTCATTTGGaatacttgttggggaagaagAGCTATCACAGGTTTCATTTCTCGTTATCCCGATGCTGAACTGAGAACTGCCAAGAATGGGCAATATGTGAAGGTTTCTGGGGTATGCAAtttaagaattgttgatctgaTATTTATATCTCTGTATGCTATGGTTGCATTGTTTAATGTTTGAGATATATACTTATATGAGTTCAGACTTTCTATCTTTGTTTTCtccaggaaaaaagaaaaaaaaattgtttcttttcGTAACttatgcattttctttttctttacatttcttTTATTACCATCATTTTTCTTAAGATTTAGTGTTTTATGAATGAATAATACTACTCATACTACTCTTCACACTGGCAAATTTGGCGTGTTTTAAGCAGTTTTCCATGTCAACTCCTtgtaaaaaaaagtgttaaccACTTAAAACACGCCACATTAGTCAGTGTGAAGCTGGTGTGAAAATCTAGTGTGAAGATGACATTGTTCTTTATGAATTCAATCCTCATTATCTTGAATTTGCATCGTTGAATTCCACATGAAGTTAGTTATTGTCGTTTCtcctaaaatttaaagaaaaacaaactctTCATATAGACATTTAATTGCAAAGAACGTAGAATTCTGGGTTTCTAGAAAGGTTTTCATTCTGTCTCTGGCAGTAAAAACAGAGCAACGACAATTTGAATAAAAGAGGGAATTACTATAAAGGGTTGGAATAATTAACCTAGACATGGTGATACTAAATGTAGGAAAATGATCCTAACATCTTACTCATGGTAATGGACTGCTTGGACATGGAAACACTGAATTCTTCCAAAAATCTGAGCAAGTTTTTATCTTGACAGATTTTACTAGGATTTTTTTATGACATATTTTCTAATGAATAGCATCAATTGACAAATTTTTGTAAGGTCATTATCTGTCTACAtggacctaaaaaaaaaatctgaactttacaagatttatttattcaatGGTAAGATCAATATTTTGTACTCagtattttgtttgtttttcttcatgtgtgtgtgtggagaggAGAGGGAGGGTGATAAATGGGCATTAATTGGCtgcacaaatctgaattttgtgcAATGGATGTAGTGATGTACATGGCTTTAAGGCTTGGTAGGTTTTTTCTCGTGAGCATGGTCATCCTCTGGTTAAATGTTAACTTTTTTGCACACTTAAATGACACATATGAGAAAGTTTGATGTCTTGTTTTGTTATTCTAAAGGTGGTTACCTGTGGTAATGTACCCCTTGAGTCATCCTTCCGGAAAGTTCCTAGATGTGTCTATACATCTACCAGTTTATATGAGTACCGAGGATGGGATTCTAAGCCAGCCAATTCTACACATCGTCGTTTTACATGGGGACTCAGATCATCTGAGGTGAGTAACAGAAAATATTACCTTTATAGTCACATCGGTAGTTCATAATGAGTTGAGTCTTAACCATTCCATAACATTTGTGGAGAAGTATTCTATCTTTGTTTTAGTTGTATgcataaaaattactttttatttgaaTCTGGTAAAATGGTTGATCACGCCGGaggtttccttttctttctggTTGGATGCCATCTGCATATCTGACATTTTGTCTCCTTTTTCGAGCTGCAAATCTTTTTCTGCTATCCAGgtctgttcttttctttgatCCAGCCCATGGTTTTTAAAGGCTTTCTAGAAAACAATCATGGGGTGTGTCTCCACCACTCGGTATTATGTAGTTGTGccaataatacaattttttatattagtcCAGAAAGGCACACATCGATTCACGGTTTGTGTATGTGAAGTGCAAAAGCGTATATAATgctgagacttttttttttttgcctgtttttgggtttttcgggtgtttttcctctcttccctcttttttcctgttttggtgtcatttttgtatactttttgtatgcttaggggcgcgcctttatgctttttataaacttctttgcttataaaaaaaaaaaaaaaaaaaaacgtttttttGCCATAATCCAACTGCGGTCAGATTTAAACTTATTGTTGATTAAACACAGAAGGCCACTCTTCCATATGGTTTCACAAATTTTGAGTGCCAGGCAATGCCCTATTCCAATGAGCTTTGTGAGTGAAACGAAGCCCAGGTTTGTTTTCCTGCATTCCTGGGAACTCTAGCCATTTATCCTCAATAAGCTATTACAGAGAAAGAACATATCTGTTCAAATCCTTTTCTTCACTTCCAAAATTATAGTCCAatcagttttttctttttattggacAATGTCTGAGGAattctaatttattttgtttattgatgGGCCAATTTCAAAGGAGTCCAAGCATTCTTCAAATGTTCTTGATCATGTAAAATTTCAGTTATTAAAACCTTgccttttttcctttaaaagcTATGTTTCCACCTCATGTTGATGGATGCATGCAGGTCAGACATGCCATTATCAAATGGAAACCTTGTGTTCATCAGGAATGTGCAGAGGCTTTCCCAACTTATTTTAACTGTTTATCTTGAATCTtctgtttatgttgttttacaGAGGCATGTGGTCGACTTCTACATCTCTGATTTCCAGTCTGGGTTAAGAGCATTGGTCAAGACTGGCTATGGCGCAAGGGTGACTCCTTATGTTGATGACTCCGTTGTTATTGATGTTAATCCAGAAAACAAAGACTTGTCTCCTGATTTTGTCCGAT carries:
- the LOC133862858 gene encoding uncharacterized membrane protein At1g16860-like, with amino-acid sequence MGSRFPSHQLSNGLYVSGRPEQPKERTPTMSSTAMPYTGGDIKKSGELGKMFDIPMDGSKSRKSGQLNSSSRTASFGGAATHSGPITGNASARAGYTSGPVSSGMSGSASLKKSNSGPLNKHGDPVKKTSGPQSGGVTRQNSGPIPPVLPATGLITSGPISSGPLNSSGAPRKVSGPLESMGSVKIPGSSVAHNPSVTTLSQDDEYSFRRNFPKPILWSVILIFVMGFIAGGFILGAVHNVILLIVVIILFGTVAALFIWNTCWGRRAITGFISRYPDAELRTAKNGQYVKVSGVVTCGNVPLESSFRKVPRCVYTSTSLYEYRGWDSKPANSTHRRFTWGLRSSERHVVDFYISDFQSGLRALVKTGYGARVTPYVDDSVVIDVNPENKDLSPDFVRWLGERNLSSDDRVMRLKEGFIKEGSTVSVMGVVQRNDNVLMIVPPPEPLTTGCQWGQCIFPASLEGIVLRFEDTSKIDVIPV